Proteins encoded together in one Micromonospora auratinigra window:
- a CDS encoding sulfotransferase family protein: MGASSLRDRVKQLVPTQVTDRIKEQLVDYGVRTSDRRPLPDFLIIGTKRGGTTSLWNYLIQHPLVPRLYPAWNTKASHYFEENWSRGEAWYRSHFPTVKQRTALEKRHGGPVRVGEAAPLYMFHPLGAERVAALLPEVRLIVLLRDPVERAYSHWKERRTHGIEPLSFADALAAEDERTAGERERLIAEPDHFSEAYDWYTYRARGRYLEHLQPWLDRFDRGQLLFLPSEDLYRDARGTYRRTLDFLGLPAHDLPDFKVYNDRRSAPLEPELRAELTEYYRPHNAALRERLGLDLADWSDVAA; encoded by the coding sequence ATGGGCGCGTCGTCCCTCCGGGACCGGGTCAAGCAGCTGGTGCCGACGCAGGTCACCGACCGGATCAAGGAGCAGCTCGTCGACTACGGTGTGCGCACCAGCGACCGGCGGCCCCTCCCGGATTTTCTGATCATCGGCACGAAGCGGGGTGGCACCACCTCGCTCTGGAACTACCTGATCCAGCACCCGCTCGTGCCCCGGCTCTATCCCGCCTGGAACACCAAGGCCTCGCACTACTTCGAGGAGAACTGGTCGCGGGGCGAGGCGTGGTACCGCTCGCACTTCCCGACGGTGAAGCAGCGGACCGCGCTGGAGAAGCGGCACGGCGGCCCGGTCCGGGTCGGTGAGGCCGCGCCGCTGTACATGTTCCACCCGCTGGGCGCCGAGCGGGTCGCCGCGCTGCTGCCCGAGGTCCGGCTGATCGTGCTGCTGCGCGACCCGGTGGAGCGGGCGTACTCGCACTGGAAGGAGCGCCGCACCCACGGCATCGAGCCGCTGAGCTTCGCCGACGCGCTGGCTGCCGAGGATGAGCGCACCGCGGGGGAGCGGGAGCGGCTGATCGCCGAGCCGGACCACTTCAGCGAGGCGTACGACTGGTACACCTACCGCGCCCGGGGCCGGTACCTGGAGCACCTTCAGCCGTGGCTGGACCGCTTCGACCGGGGCCAGCTGCTCTTCCTGCCCAGTGAGGACCTCTACCGCGACGCCCGCGGCACCTACCGGCGCACCCTGGACTTCCTCGGCCTGCCCGCGCACGACCTGCCGGACTTCAAGGTCTACAACGACCGGCGCTCGGCCCCGCTGGAGCCGGAGCTGCGGGCCGAGCTGACCGAGTACTACCGGCCGCACAACGCGGCGCTGCGCGAGCGCCTCGGGCTGGACCTCGCCGACTGGTCGGACGTCGCGGCGTGA
- a CDS encoding glycosyltransferase family 2 protein yields MTVVPSVSAVVPTRDRPELLRVAVQAILDQDYPGPVEVVVVYDQSEPDRSVEALSGPDRRVRVIRNERTPGLAGARNTGILAATGELIAFCDDDDEWLPGKLRAQVDALEGVYGAEFVSCGIRVTYDGHTVDRVLERDRVPLPALLRDRLTELHPSTFLIRAAALRDGFGLVDEEIPGSYAEDYEFLLRAARSAPLINVTTPYVLVRWHKRSYFAQRWETISDALQWLLDRYPEFAGEPAGQARVTGQIAFARAASGDRKGALSWAGRTLRSNPREPRAYLALAVAGRVLGADTVLRTLHKRGRGI; encoded by the coding sequence ATGACCGTCGTCCCCTCGGTCAGCGCGGTGGTGCCCACCCGGGACCGCCCGGAGCTGCTCCGGGTCGCCGTGCAGGCGATCCTCGACCAGGACTACCCGGGCCCGGTGGAGGTCGTCGTCGTGTACGACCAGTCGGAGCCGGACCGGTCGGTGGAGGCGCTCTCCGGCCCCGACCGGCGGGTCCGGGTGATCCGCAACGAGCGCACGCCCGGACTGGCGGGCGCCCGCAACACCGGCATCCTGGCCGCCACCGGCGAGTTGATCGCGTTCTGCGACGACGACGACGAGTGGCTGCCCGGCAAGCTGCGCGCCCAGGTGGACGCGCTGGAGGGCGTGTACGGCGCCGAGTTCGTCAGCTGCGGCATCCGGGTGACCTACGACGGGCACACCGTCGACCGGGTGCTGGAGCGCGACCGGGTCCCGCTGCCCGCCCTGCTGCGCGACCGGCTCACCGAGCTGCACCCGTCCACCTTCCTGATCCGCGCCGCCGCCCTGCGCGACGGGTTCGGCCTGGTCGACGAGGAGATCCCCGGCAGCTACGCCGAGGACTACGAGTTCCTGCTGCGGGCCGCCCGCAGCGCCCCGCTGATCAACGTGACCACCCCGTACGTGCTGGTGCGCTGGCACAAGCGGTCCTACTTCGCGCAGCGCTGGGAGACCATCTCCGACGCGTTGCAGTGGCTGCTCGACCGCTATCCGGAGTTCGCCGGCGAGCCGGCCGGGCAGGCCCGGGTCACCGGGCAGATCGCCTTCGCCCGGGCGGCCTCCGGCGACCGCAAGGGCGCGCTGTCCTGGGCCGGTCGGACGCTGCGCAGCAACCCCCGGGAGCCCCGGGCCTACCTGGCGCTCGCCGTGGCCGGGCGGGTGCTGGGCGCGGACACCGTGCTGCGCACCCTGCACAAACGCGGTCGGGGCATCTGA
- a CDS encoding UDP-N-acetylglucosamine--LPS N-acetylglucosamine transferase: MGGTDGQHREPPVLLLVGSSGGHLAQLLALRPWYERWQRCWVTFDTPDALSLLAGEEVVPAHHPTTRNVPNLLRNALLALRVLRRRRVAAVVTTGAGVAVPFVVAAWLRRIPTVYIEVYDRIDTPTLTARLCRPFLSAMLVQWEEQRRQYPDATVVGTLL, from the coding sequence GTGGGCGGGACCGACGGGCAACACCGGGAGCCACCGGTGCTGCTGCTGGTGGGATCGAGCGGGGGACACCTCGCCCAGCTGCTGGCGCTGCGTCCCTGGTACGAGCGCTGGCAGCGGTGCTGGGTCACCTTCGACACCCCGGACGCGCTCTCCCTGCTGGCCGGGGAGGAGGTCGTCCCCGCCCACCACCCGACCACCCGCAACGTGCCCAACCTGCTGCGCAACGCCCTGCTGGCGCTGCGGGTGCTGCGCCGGCGGCGGGTCGCCGCGGTGGTCACCACCGGGGCCGGGGTCGCGGTCCCGTTCGTGGTGGCGGCCTGGCTGCGCCGGATCCCGACCGTCTACATCGAGGTCTACGACCGGATCGACACCCCCACGCTGACCGCCCGCCTCTGCCGGCCGTTCCTCTCCGCCATGCTCGTGCAGTGGGAGGAACAGCGCCGGCAGTACCCGGACGCCACCGTCGTGGGGACGCTGCTGTGA
- a CDS encoding shikimate kinase codes for MSTRPVCVLVGAPGSGKTTVGEELATRLGVGFRDTDADIEQLAGKPIPDIFVDEGEEHFRTLERAAVAAALASHAGVLALGGGAVLAEENRAALIGHTVVHLSVELPDAVRRVGLGAGRPLLALNPRATLKHLMEQRRPLYAEVATATVVTDGRTPPELAAEIAALLKP; via the coding sequence GTGAGCACCCGGCCGGTCTGTGTGCTGGTGGGCGCGCCGGGCTCCGGCAAGACCACGGTGGGGGAGGAGCTGGCCACCCGACTCGGCGTCGGGTTCCGGGACACCGACGCCGACATCGAGCAGCTCGCCGGCAAGCCGATCCCGGACATCTTCGTGGACGAGGGCGAGGAGCACTTCCGTACCCTGGAGCGGGCGGCGGTGGCGGCGGCGCTGGCCTCGCACGCCGGGGTGCTCGCCCTCGGCGGCGGTGCGGTCCTCGCCGAGGAGAACCGCGCCGCGTTGATCGGCCACACCGTCGTGCACCTGTCGGTGGAACTGCCCGACGCGGTCAGGCGGGTCGGGCTCGGGGCCGGCCGGCCGCTGCTGGCGCTCAACCCGCGGGCCACCCTCAAGCACCTGATGGAGCAGCGCCGCCCGCTCTACGCCGAGGTGGCGACCGCGACCGTGGTCACCGACGGGCGGACCCCGCCGGAGCTGGCCGCCGAGATCGCGGCGCTGCTGAAGCCCTGA
- a CDS encoding lipopolysaccharide biosynthesis protein has translation MTAVTGPTAADQAEENRRGARSGAAGLVGAATSGLFGFVLAVVITRSYGTVGSGAFFAAIGVVTVASAVCTLGAETGLMWALPRRRTGVSGDAARMLPVALVPPLLTALLVAAAGVAGAETLAPRLLGRSGVGGPPLLAVTFALVPVVVAMTLLLAALRCVRPIRAYVAVQFFLLPVARPLLVGAAALVGGGLVLGMTGWLVPAAVALLACLALVAGPLGIGGGARLRAERADWSSFWGFALPRAASAAIDAGSMWVGVLLTSALAGQADAGVFGAVGRYILAGQLAMQGLRVAVSPQLSRLLGRGDRAAAAGVHRQLTTWGLVLSWPVYLLLAVFGLAFLQLFGPQFTAGATAMTILGLAMLVNTGVGNVQSLLLMGGRSGRHLAAVVTGLVVNVGLGLWLIPGHGATGAAIAWAAGITTENLSAFGYARRLVGQPLVDRSMLRAAGATVAGVGLAAAVGVVVAGRGVPGLAVALGVLVAGCVGLLTLPSVRGGVQRIIRQVRGRPDGASVATVGAQARRGG, from the coding sequence ATGACCGCCGTCACCGGCCCGACGGCCGCCGACCAGGCCGAGGAGAACCGGCGCGGCGCGCGCAGCGGAGCGGCCGGACTGGTCGGCGCCGCCACCAGCGGGCTGTTCGGGTTCGTCCTCGCGGTGGTGATCACCCGCAGTTACGGCACGGTCGGCTCCGGCGCGTTCTTCGCCGCGATCGGCGTGGTCACCGTCGCCTCCGCCGTCTGCACCCTGGGCGCCGAGACCGGACTGATGTGGGCGCTGCCGCGCCGGCGCACCGGGGTGTCCGGCGACGCCGCCCGGATGCTGCCCGTCGCCCTGGTCCCGCCGCTGCTGACCGCCCTGCTGGTCGCCGCCGCCGGGGTCGCCGGCGCGGAGACGCTCGCGCCCCGGCTGCTGGGCCGCTCCGGCGTGGGCGGTCCGCCCCTGCTCGCGGTCACCTTCGCGCTGGTGCCGGTGGTCGTCGCGATGACCCTGCTGCTCGCCGCGCTGCGCTGCGTACGCCCCATCCGGGCGTACGTGGCCGTGCAGTTCTTCCTGCTCCCGGTCGCCCGGCCGCTGCTGGTCGGCGCGGCGGCCCTGGTCGGCGGGGGTCTGGTGCTCGGCATGACCGGCTGGCTGGTGCCGGCGGCGGTCGCGCTGCTCGCCTGCCTGGCGCTGGTCGCCGGGCCGCTCGGCATCGGCGGAGGCGCCCGCCTGCGCGCCGAACGGGCCGACTGGTCGAGTTTCTGGGGCTTCGCGCTGCCCCGGGCGGCCTCCGCGGCGATCGACGCCGGCAGCATGTGGGTCGGGGTGCTGCTGACCTCGGCGCTGGCCGGGCAGGCCGACGCGGGCGTGTTCGGCGCGGTCGGGCGCTACATCCTCGCCGGCCAGCTGGCCATGCAGGGCCTGCGGGTGGCGGTCTCGCCCCAGCTGTCCCGGCTGCTCGGCCGGGGGGACCGGGCCGCCGCGGCCGGCGTGCACCGCCAGCTCACCACCTGGGGGCTGGTGCTGTCCTGGCCGGTCTACCTGCTGCTGGCGGTCTTCGGGCTGGCCTTCCTGCAACTGTTCGGGCCGCAGTTCACCGCCGGCGCGACCGCGATGACGATCCTCGGGCTGGCCATGCTGGTGAACACCGGCGTCGGCAACGTGCAGAGCCTGCTGCTGATGGGCGGCCGCAGCGGCCGGCACCTGGCCGCCGTGGTGACCGGGCTGGTGGTCAACGTCGGCCTCGGGCTCTGGCTGATCCCCGGCCATGGCGCGACCGGCGCGGCGATCGCCTGGGCGGCGGGCATCACCACCGAGAACCTCAGCGCCTTCGGGTACGCCCGGCGGCTGGTCGGCCAGCCGCTGGTGGACCGGTCGATGCTGCGGGCCGCGGGCGCCACGGTGGCCGGCGTGGGGCTGGCCGCGGCGGTGGGCGTCGTGGTGGCCGGGCGCGGGGTGCCCGGCCTGGCGGTGGCGCTCGGCGTGCTGGTGGCGGGCTGCGTCGGCTTGTTGACGCTGCCCTCGGTGCGCGGGGGCGTGCAGAGGATCATCAGGCAGGTCCGTGGCCGGCCGGACGGGGCGTCCGTGGCCACGGTCGGAGCGCAGGCGAGGAGAGGTGGGTGA
- a CDS encoding O-antigen ligase family protein — translation MGEPALGSGGPPPPLLPVWPLAVMFGLVPLWWLTGVFYLGWPLFGAVLFALLVTRGRVPLPPYTGLWLLFLAIVAASATQLPAPSALLTFGLRFGFYATALIVGVYVYACARERRDPVGVLTPVCAFWLGLVALGWLSVLAPRLSLTTPMELLLPGGIGKNPFIQDMTHLSTAEYSARSLHPIYRPAAPFSYTNTYGSAWAMTLPCVIAYTMLCRRGLLRWVLLGSLPLSLAPAFLTLNRAMFLSLGVGLAVLGIRASLRGNVKVALSIVGVVLLGGVATLFIPITDLINQRVESSDTNTDRLSLYVEVLHRVGDSPWLGYGAPLNVDTVSADAPIGTQGQFWMVLFSHGVPALLCFLAWFVTAALSCARATSAPGQWLAVVPVICLVQLPFYGMANQNLSVAFFVVAFAVALTEREQARRLVPARPYLPIPVSA, via the coding sequence GTGGGTGAGCCAGCCCTGGGCAGCGGCGGGCCACCCCCGCCGCTGCTGCCCGTCTGGCCGCTGGCCGTCATGTTCGGGCTGGTCCCGCTCTGGTGGCTGACCGGCGTGTTCTACCTCGGCTGGCCGCTGTTCGGCGCGGTGCTCTTCGCGCTGCTGGTCACCCGGGGCCGGGTGCCGCTGCCGCCGTACACCGGGCTCTGGCTGCTGTTCCTGGCGATCGTCGCGGCCAGCGCCACCCAGCTGCCCGCGCCGTCCGCGCTGCTCACCTTCGGCCTGCGGTTCGGCTTCTACGCGACCGCGCTGATCGTCGGCGTCTACGTCTACGCCTGCGCCCGGGAACGCCGTGACCCGGTGGGCGTGCTGACCCCGGTCTGCGCCTTCTGGTTGGGGCTGGTCGCGCTGGGCTGGCTAAGCGTGCTCGCCCCCCGGCTCTCCCTGACCACCCCGATGGAGCTGCTGCTGCCCGGCGGGATCGGCAAGAACCCGTTCATCCAGGACATGACCCACCTGAGCACCGCCGAGTACAGCGCCCGCTCGCTGCACCCGATCTACCGGCCGGCCGCCCCGTTCTCCTACACCAACACGTACGGCAGCGCGTGGGCGATGACCCTGCCCTGCGTGATCGCGTACACCATGCTCTGCCGACGGGGCTTGCTGCGCTGGGTGCTGCTCGGGTCGCTGCCGCTCTCCCTCGCGCCGGCCTTCCTCACCCTGAACCGGGCGATGTTCCTCAGCCTCGGCGTCGGCCTGGCGGTGCTCGGCATCCGGGCCAGCCTGCGAGGCAACGTCAAGGTGGCGCTCTCGATCGTCGGCGTGGTGCTGCTCGGCGGCGTCGCCACGCTGTTCATCCCGATCACCGACCTGATCAACCAGCGGGTCGAGTCCAGTGACACGAACACCGACCGGCTCTCGCTCTACGTGGAGGTGCTGCACCGGGTGGGTGACTCGCCGTGGCTGGGCTACGGCGCGCCGCTGAACGTCGACACCGTCTCGGCCGACGCGCCGATCGGCACCCAGGGCCAGTTCTGGATGGTGCTGTTCAGTCACGGCGTACCGGCCCTGCTCTGCTTCCTGGCCTGGTTCGTCACCGCCGCGCTGAGCTGCGCCCGGGCCACCTCGGCCCCCGGCCAGTGGCTGGCCGTCGTACCGGTGATCTGCCTGGTGCAGCTGCCGTTCTACGGGATGGCCAACCAGAACCTCTCGGTCGCCTTCTTCGTCGTCGCGTTCGCGGTGGCGCTGACCGAACGGGAGCAGGCCCGGCGGCTCGTGCCCGCCCGGCCGTACCTGCCGATCCCGGTGTCGGCATGA
- the aroC gene encoding chorismate synthase: MLRWLTAGESHGPALVAMVEGVPAGIELTTGEIAGELARRRLGYGRGARMSFEQDEVEIIGGLRHGLTIGSPVAIRVGNSEWPKWRTVMAADPVDADELASQARNAPLTRPRPGHADLAGMQKYGHTDARPILERASARETAARVAVGTLAKALVKQALGVEIVSHVVELGPVAAKPGLRPTPEDAERIDADPLRCLDPEASARMVAEVDAAKKAADTLGGVVEVLAYGVPPGLGSHVQWDRKLDARLATALMSIQAIKGVEIGDGWQQARSRGSAAHDEIIPTATGVRRVTDRAGGLEGGITTGEPLRVKAAMKPISSLNRALSTVDVTTGEPATAINQRSDVCAVPAAAVVAEAMVALVLAEAAVEKFGGDSVAEMRRNLSGYLDSLVIR; the protein is encoded by the coding sequence GTGTTGCGCTGGTTGACCGCAGGTGAATCGCACGGACCCGCCCTCGTCGCGATGGTGGAGGGGGTGCCCGCCGGCATCGAGCTGACCACCGGAGAGATCGCCGGTGAGCTGGCCCGCCGCCGGCTCGGCTACGGCCGGGGCGCCCGGATGTCGTTCGAGCAGGACGAGGTCGAGATCATCGGCGGGCTCCGGCACGGCCTGACCATCGGCAGCCCGGTGGCGATCCGGGTCGGCAACTCCGAGTGGCCCAAGTGGCGCACCGTGATGGCCGCCGACCCGGTGGACGCCGACGAGCTGGCCAGCCAGGCCCGCAACGCCCCGCTGACCCGGCCCCGGCCGGGCCACGCCGACCTGGCCGGCATGCAGAAGTACGGCCACACCGACGCCCGGCCGATCCTGGAGCGGGCCAGCGCCCGGGAGACCGCCGCCCGGGTCGCCGTCGGCACCCTGGCCAAGGCCCTGGTCAAGCAGGCCCTCGGCGTCGAGATCGTCTCGCACGTGGTGGAGCTGGGGCCGGTGGCCGCGAAGCCGGGCCTGCGGCCCACCCCGGAGGACGCCGAGCGGATCGACGCCGACCCGCTGCGCTGCCTCGACCCCGAGGCGAGCGCCCGGATGGTGGCCGAGGTGGACGCCGCGAAGAAGGCCGCCGACACCCTGGGCGGCGTGGTCGAGGTGCTCGCGTACGGGGTGCCGCCGGGTCTGGGCAGCCACGTGCAGTGGGACCGCAAGCTCGACGCGCGACTGGCGACCGCGCTGATGTCGATCCAGGCGATCAAGGGCGTGGAGATCGGGGACGGCTGGCAGCAGGCCCGCTCCCGGGGGTCCGCCGCGCACGACGAGATCATCCCCACCGCCACCGGGGTGCGTCGGGTCACCGACCGGGCCGGCGGCCTGGAGGGCGGCATCACCACCGGTGAGCCGCTGCGGGTGAAGGCGGCGATGAAGCCGATCTCCTCGCTGAACCGGGCGCTGTCCACGGTCGACGTCACCACCGGCGAGCCGGCCACCGCGATCAACCAGCGCTCCGACGTCTGCGCGGTGCCCGCCGCGGCGGTGGTCGCCGAGGCGATGGTGGCCCTGGTGCTGGCCGAGGCGGCGGTGGAGAAGTTTGGCGGCGACTCGGTCGCCGAGATGCGCCGCAACCTGAGCGGTTACCTCGACTCCCTGGTGATCCGGTGA
- a CDS encoding DUF2243 domain-containing protein — protein MNRSTIDGADIRVPATILGVGLGGFVDGILLHQVLQWHHMLSSTDTDNVGIRPYPVDTVSGLQMNTLWDGLFHVVTWIAVLTGLALLHARVTRSRGRLWRSPALWGWALVGWGLFNVVEGIVDHHLLGIHHVHGGPHQTAWDVGFLLLGVAFIGVGWTVQRRATVVDTCAERR, from the coding sequence ATGAACCGATCGACCATCGACGGGGCGGACATCCGGGTGCCGGCCACGATCCTCGGCGTGGGCCTCGGCGGCTTCGTCGACGGGATCCTGCTGCACCAGGTCCTCCAGTGGCACCACATGCTCAGCAGCACCGACACCGACAACGTGGGGATCCGGCCGTACCCGGTGGACACCGTCTCCGGCCTGCAGATGAACACCCTGTGGGACGGCCTGTTCCACGTCGTCACCTGGATCGCGGTGCTCACCGGGCTCGCCCTGCTCCACGCCCGGGTCACCCGGTCCCGGGGCCGGCTGTGGCGCTCCCCCGCGCTGTGGGGCTGGGCGCTGGTCGGCTGGGGTCTGTTCAACGTCGTGGAGGGCATCGTCGACCACCACCTGCTCGGCATCCACCACGTGCACGGCGGCCCGCACCAGACCGCCTGGGACGTCGGCTTCCTGCTGCTCGGCGTCGCGTTCATCGGCGTCGGCTGGACCGTGCAGCGCCGGGCCACCGTGGTGGACACCTGCGCCGAGCGGCGATGA
- a CDS encoding lipopolysaccharide biosynthesis protein, which yields MTDPASSPWLSDGWEAGAAGRTVTITDMLRVPLHRYRLVGGIGLAGLLAALTFILLVPADVTANAVVAVRPVVTDAFTPTGASADRSVNMNVESGIATGSEVTQMLSAEVGRDPKEVRDSLDVEVPTGGQILRFVYRAPTAEEAVKTVNMAARAYLDVRRQMYEKQRGEMLKSYDESIAKVSAQQTALQKRVLSAKGGAADAAVAELAGVNNQLTQLASARSEIAAVDVNPGWLTQTAEPALATRSGYRLLYLVAGLLGGLLIGVVLAYVVESVDRRIRSVTDARDATGLPLLGTVRQRRFPSRGQPVDADVRYVALAIAERVRQPARLALLAAREDVTPLTAGLAVALAADGRAVFVADDSGRAERLRGTVMADRGRLPADKSRPVTPKPRTGPPAAAGSASAPAGEKAGTAKVDGARVPSDPEATMTLPRVAVAAGGGAAAGDPEATLMLSAVSSRRDGDKGRPVGSDDIVVGAGRIRLGTSRQGAEHGLVLFNAPPAETDERGVALARKGTAVVVVERDRTRQGDLRRLVERLRAAGVVPLGFVLTRSGRG from the coding sequence ATGACTGATCCTGCCTCCTCGCCCTGGCTCAGCGACGGCTGGGAGGCCGGCGCCGCCGGCCGCACCGTCACCATCACCGACATGCTGCGGGTGCCGCTGCACCGCTACCGCCTGGTCGGTGGGATCGGCCTGGCGGGCCTGCTGGCCGCGCTCACCTTCATCCTGCTGGTCCCCGCCGATGTCACCGCCAACGCGGTGGTGGCGGTGCGGCCGGTGGTCACCGACGCCTTCACCCCGACCGGCGCCAGCGCCGACCGGTCGGTGAACATGAACGTGGAGAGCGGCATCGCCACCGGCAGCGAGGTGACCCAGATGCTCTCCGCCGAGGTGGGCCGCGACCCCAAGGAGGTACGCGACTCGCTCGACGTCGAGGTGCCCACCGGCGGGCAGATCCTGCGCTTCGTCTACCGCGCCCCGACCGCCGAGGAGGCGGTGAAGACCGTCAACATGGCCGCCCGGGCGTACCTGGACGTGCGGCGGCAGATGTACGAGAAGCAGCGCGGCGAGATGCTCAAGTCCTACGACGAGAGCATCGCCAAGGTCAGCGCCCAGCAGACCGCGCTGCAGAAGCGGGTGCTCAGCGCCAAGGGCGGCGCCGCCGACGCGGCGGTCGCCGAGCTGGCCGGCGTCAACAACCAGCTCACCCAGCTCGCCTCCGCCCGCAGCGAGATCGCCGCGGTGGACGTCAACCCGGGCTGGCTCACCCAGACCGCCGAGCCGGCGTTGGCCACCCGCAGCGGGTACCGGCTGCTCTACCTCGTCGCCGGCCTGCTCGGCGGACTGCTCATCGGCGTGGTGCTCGCGTACGTGGTGGAGTCGGTCGACCGGCGGATCCGCTCGGTGACCGACGCCCGCGACGCGACCGGGCTGCCGCTGCTGGGCACGGTACGCCAGCGTCGTTTCCCGAGCCGCGGTCAGCCGGTCGACGCCGACGTGCGCTACGTCGCGCTGGCCATCGCCGAGCGGGTCCGCCAGCCGGCCCGGCTGGCCCTGCTCGCCGCCCGCGAGGACGTCACCCCGCTCACCGCGGGGCTGGCGGTCGCGCTGGCCGCCGACGGCCGGGCCGTCTTCGTCGCCGACGACAGCGGGCGCGCCGAGCGGCTGCGCGGCACCGTGATGGCCGACCGGGGCCGGTTGCCGGCCGACAAGTCCCGGCCGGTCACGCCGAAGCCGCGTACCGGACCGCCGGCGGCCGCCGGCAGCGCCAGCGCGCCGGCCGGCGAGAAGGCCGGCACGGCCAAGGTCGACGGGGCCCGCGTCCCGAGCGACCCGGAGGCGACGATGACCCTGCCCCGGGTGGCCGTGGCGGCCGGGGGCGGCGCGGCGGCCGGGGACCCGGAGGCGACGCTGATGCTGAGCGCCGTCTCCTCCCGGCGCGACGGCGACAAGGGACGCCCGGTCGGCTCCGACGACATCGTGGTGGGCGCCGGGCGGATCCGGCTCGGCACCTCCCGGCAGGGCGCCGAGCACGGCCTGGTGCTCTTCAACGCGCCGCCGGCCGAGACCGACGAACGCGGCGTCGCGCTGGCCCGCAAGGGCACCGCCGTGGTGGTGGTCGAGCGGGACCGGACCCGGCAGGGCGACCTGCGCCGGCTGGTGGAGCGGCTGCGTGCCGCCGGCGTGGTGCCGCTCGGCTTCGTGCTGACCCGCAGCGGCCGTGGGTGA
- a CDS encoding glycosyltransferase yields the protein MTGSTTPDASTPAGTTTPRVPRPRAAAEPRTVRVLVAVGTDKHPFDRLVEWLRDWHAEVGTEVALTVQHGHTAPATVSGAVPFLGHDELQRAMADADLVVCHGGPATILEARRHGRLPIVVPRDPGRGEHVDDHQQLFARRLGAAGMVALCETREALLAALRTGVAEPGRYRVTDDPEAVRAQRAAVERVGGIVEELVAASAHRRGRWWQRLRERNGDNNR from the coding sequence GTGACCGGGTCGACGACACCGGACGCGAGCACGCCGGCCGGGACGACCACGCCGCGCGTTCCCCGTCCCCGGGCCGCGGCCGAGCCGCGCACGGTACGGGTGCTGGTCGCGGTGGGCACCGACAAGCACCCGTTCGACCGGCTCGTCGAGTGGCTGCGCGACTGGCACGCCGAGGTGGGCACCGAGGTGGCGCTGACCGTGCAGCACGGTCACACCGCGCCCGCAACGGTGTCCGGCGCGGTGCCGTTCCTCGGCCACGACGAGCTGCAGCGCGCGATGGCCGACGCCGACCTGGTGGTGTGCCACGGCGGGCCGGCGACCATCCTGGAGGCCCGCCGGCACGGCCGGCTGCCGATCGTGGTGCCCCGGGACCCGGGCCGGGGCGAGCACGTCGACGACCACCAGCAGCTGTTCGCCCGCCGCCTCGGGGCCGCCGGCATGGTGGCGCTCTGCGAGACGCGGGAGGCGCTGCTGGCGGCGCTGCGCACGGGTGTCGCGGAACCGGGCCGGTACCGGGTCACCGACGACCCGGAGGCGGTGCGCGCGCAGCGCGCGGCGGTGGAGCGGGTCGGCGGGATCGTGGAGGAGCTGGTGGCCGCGTCGGCACACCGGCGGGGCCGCTGGTGGCAGCGGCTACGCGAGCGGAACGGAGACAACAACCGATGA
- a CDS encoding cytochrome c oxidase assembly protein: MTGSHGGGVGPLLLVPLVLFWGYLAAALRAGDRGGWGHRRTVSFAVGCALLAAAALVPGHDLVAHMWRHLLVGMLAPLGLVLGAPGTLLLRTLDRRRGRALVRALRHPLLRVPAHPVTGLLLSAGGLYLLHLTPLYAATQTRPWTHPLVLAHFLAAGYLFSWSIAGPDPGPHRPGVPVRLVVLGLSVAAHATLAQLLYAGLVDVAAPPAQLRAAATLMYYGGDVAELLLALALLVTWRPAPRPVRASAAPRSRRPAPAGSARR; this comes from the coding sequence ATGACCGGGTCGCACGGCGGCGGCGTCGGGCCGCTGCTGCTCGTACCCCTGGTGCTCTTCTGGGGTTATCTGGCGGCGGCGCTGCGGGCCGGCGACCGGGGCGGGTGGGGCCACCGGCGCACGGTGAGCTTCGCCGTGGGCTGCGCGCTGCTCGCCGCGGCGGCGCTGGTGCCGGGGCACGACCTCGTCGCGCACATGTGGCGGCACCTGCTGGTCGGCATGCTGGCCCCGCTCGGGCTGGTCCTCGGCGCCCCCGGCACCCTGCTGCTGCGCACCCTCGACCGGCGGCGCGGCCGTGCCCTGGTCCGGGCGCTGCGCCACCCGCTGCTGCGGGTGCCCGCCCATCCGGTGACCGGGCTGCTGCTCAGCGCCGGCGGGCTCTACCTGCTGCATCTGACCCCGCTGTACGCGGCGACCCAGACCCGGCCCTGGACGCACCCGCTGGTGCTGGCCCACTTCCTCGCCGCCGGGTACCTGTTCAGCTGGTCGATCGCCGGACCCGACCCCGGACCGCACCGGCCCGGGGTGCCGGTCCGGCTGGTGGTGCTGGGCCTGTCGGTGGCCGCGCACGCCACCCTCGCCCAGCTGCTGTACGCCGGCCTGGTCGACGTCGCCGCGCCGCCGGCACAGCTGCGGGCCGCCGCGACGCTGATGTACTACGGCGGTGACGTGGCCGAGCTGCTGCTCGCCCTGGCCCTGCTGGTGACCTGGCGGCCGGCGCCCCGGCCGGTCAGGGCTTCAGCAGCGCCGCGATCTCGGCGGCCAGCTCCGGCGGGGTCCGCCCGTCGGTGA